In Winkia neuii, a genomic segment contains:
- a CDS encoding DUF5719 family protein, whose amino-acid sequence MEARKIIAPLSALALIGGLGGIIAYGTHPLGTKAVAHSYVTPQRGPTFTACAPTGGKGKAVIAGITQQGTPARVLVNGKEVEAEAPAGAILQAPPSNGKAAVAVGLQSNTPKAFSTCESPRTSMWLLGGATTTGTDSTLLLANPSEEDSTVTIEAFSKTGPVDLVSSRVSLPAGQTVTVPLAGLAPEEERVSLHLTATGAGVSAWLQQSMTKGLNDLGAEVTEAAEGPDMTNLIPGVGFADAQLQITNPANKAIHAQVYKAEGDERIPVPGGKVTVEPGAVAEISLAGLGQGRGTVQVLSDKPVLAAVRERQDKDFTWTTARAAAKDGILIVPKGAQIYASANADGVVEFRGAGQTPKKLKVPALKSASVALPEGTWQWKSDGPVAITAVVSKSAISTFTSSRSARELTAIGVKIR is encoded by the coding sequence GTGGAAGCTAGGAAAATAATTGCGCCCCTCTCGGCCCTCGCACTTATCGGTGGACTTGGCGGCATTATTGCCTATGGGACTCATCCGCTTGGGACTAAGGCCGTTGCGCACTCTTACGTCACGCCTCAACGAGGCCCGACATTTACCGCATGCGCTCCGACAGGCGGAAAAGGAAAGGCAGTCATTGCCGGCATCACCCAACAAGGCACGCCTGCACGCGTGCTTGTTAACGGCAAGGAAGTAGAGGCCGAGGCTCCCGCCGGGGCGATACTGCAGGCGCCGCCCTCAAACGGGAAAGCTGCCGTGGCTGTGGGACTTCAGAGCAACACCCCAAAGGCCTTTTCCACCTGCGAAAGTCCGCGTACTTCAATGTGGTTACTTGGAGGAGCCACCACCACCGGGACAGATTCCACCTTGCTACTGGCTAATCCCAGCGAGGAAGATTCTACCGTTACGATCGAAGCATTCTCGAAGACTGGGCCTGTCGATTTGGTGAGCTCGCGTGTGAGTCTGCCAGCAGGCCAGACGGTAACGGTTCCCTTAGCAGGACTAGCCCCTGAAGAAGAACGCGTGAGCCTACACCTGACTGCGACTGGTGCGGGAGTAAGCGCCTGGCTACAACAGTCGATGACTAAAGGGCTAAACGACCTAGGCGCAGAAGTAACAGAGGCCGCCGAAGGCCCCGACATGACCAACTTGATTCCTGGGGTAGGCTTTGCCGATGCCCAGTTGCAGATTACTAACCCCGCAAATAAGGCCATCCACGCTCAGGTGTACAAGGCCGAGGGCGATGAACGAATACCCGTTCCCGGCGGGAAAGTTACGGTAGAACCCGGAGCCGTCGCCGAGATCTCCTTAGCTGGTCTTGGACAGGGACGCGGTACAGTGCAGGTGCTATCCGATAAGCCAGTTCTGGCTGCAGTCCGCGAACGACAGGATAAAGACTTCACGTGGACGACTGCAAGGGCTGCGGCAAAGGACGGGATTTTGATCGTCCCCAAGGGAGCCCAGATCTATGCCAGTGCAAATGCCGATGGCGTAGTGGAATTCCGCGGCGCGGGGCAAACCCCGAAGAAGCTAAAGGTGCCCGCCCTAAAGAGTGCTTCAGTTGCGCTGCCTGAAGGCACATGGCAATGGAAGTCCGACGGGCCGGTTGCGATCACAGCAGTGGTAAGCAAGTCCGCAATCTCCACTTTTACCAGTTCAAGATCAGCCCGCGAACTCACAGCAATAGGCGTTAAAATCCGTTAG
- a CDS encoding metallopeptidase family protein: MADWEFAVEDVPPSDPAPWERQAPVLARTFTGRAGSGLKPRVVLYRIPLSMRASNRRDLAKIIRLALVDQIASALGIAPTDVDPGFDPNGF; encoded by the coding sequence GTGGCAGATTGGGAATTCGCCGTCGAGGATGTGCCTCCGTCTGATCCTGCCCCCTGGGAACGACAGGCGCCGGTCTTAGCACGAACGTTTACCGGGCGCGCTGGGTCAGGGCTGAAGCCTAGGGTGGTGCTCTACCGTATTCCACTTTCTATGAGGGCGAGCAACCGCCGCGACCTGGCAAAAATTATCCGGCTGGCGCTAGTAGACCAGATCGCCTCGGCACTGGGAATTGCCCCCACTGATGTAGATCCGGGGTTTGACCCTAACGGATTTTAA
- a CDS encoding DUF3499 domain-containing protein, which yields MRPIRTCFKTTCSRPAVATLTFDYDESTAVLGPLSTEAEPQAYDLCADHANRLTVPNGWEVIRLETKFEERDPTDDDLMALANEVRKASEPKSQPIAKPEPKSELDASVSRHPAARTQVGRKRGYLRVISGQETSPQQ from the coding sequence GTGAGACCTATTCGCACCTGTTTTAAGACCACTTGTTCGCGCCCGGCTGTGGCAACTTTGACTTTTGACTACGACGAATCGACCGCTGTGTTGGGCCCTTTATCCACCGAGGCGGAACCGCAGGCGTATGATCTCTGCGCGGACCACGCAAATCGATTGACTGTTCCCAATGGCTGGGAAGTAATCAGGTTGGAAACAAAATTCGAAGAGCGGGACCCAACCGATGACGATCTGATGGCTCTCGCGAATGAAGTGCGCAAGGCTAGCGAGCCCAAGTCACAGCCGATAGCCAAACCGGAGCCAAAGAGTGAACTTGACGCGTCAGTTTCGCGTCATCCGGCAGCGAGGACGCAGGTAGGAAGAAAACGGGGGTATTTACGCGTAATATCGGGACAAGAAACTTCCCCCCAACAGTAA
- a CDS encoding Trm112 family protein, whose product MRDWVKDILVSPSSGNKLEEQDGYLVDVTSGEAYPIRDEVPLLLTSEQNNVGGRQ is encoded by the coding sequence ATGCGCGACTGGGTGAAAGATATTCTCGTGTCACCTTCCAGCGGTAACAAGCTTGAAGAGCAGGACGGATACTTGGTAGACGTCACCTCCGGTGAGGCATACCCAATTCGTGACGAAGTCCCTCTTTTACTGACAAGTGAACAGAATAATGTTGGCGGTCGCCAGTGA
- a CDS encoding cation diffusion facilitator family transporter, producing the protein MSNKGGTKAIFAAAAANVSIAIAKIAAWLLTGSSAMLAEGIHSFADTGNQGLLLVGSKRAQKEPDSQHNFGYARARYLYAFIVSIVLFLAGGCFALYEAYHKFVDPQSITSWHWVPVVVLLISIIAEATSLRTALKEAGKARGNQSIFGYIRSARAPEIPVVMLEDIAALTGLVFALCGVGATLATGNGRWDALGSGAIGILLIVVAAFLSSETASLLLGESVTPNVARRLREGFREADLHIIHLQTLHLGPEQVLVAAKIAVAANSSGKQIADHINEAEAAIRGSLPELDLTIFIEPDLSK; encoded by the coding sequence GTGAGTAACAAGGGCGGAACGAAGGCAATCTTTGCTGCCGCTGCGGCAAATGTTTCAATTGCGATCGCAAAGATAGCGGCGTGGCTACTGACCGGGTCTTCAGCAATGCTCGCCGAGGGAATCCACTCCTTTGCGGATACCGGTAACCAGGGCTTGCTACTGGTGGGTTCCAAGAGGGCGCAAAAGGAGCCTGATTCGCAACATAACTTTGGTTATGCTCGCGCCCGTTACCTGTATGCATTCATCGTCTCTATTGTGCTGTTCTTGGCAGGTGGGTGTTTCGCCCTCTACGAGGCCTACCACAAGTTTGTCGATCCACAGTCGATTACCTCATGGCATTGGGTGCCCGTAGTCGTACTGCTGATTTCAATCATTGCCGAGGCCACTTCGCTTAGGACCGCCCTGAAGGAGGCGGGTAAAGCTAGAGGGAATCAGAGTATCTTTGGCTACATTCGCTCTGCTAGAGCACCTGAAATTCCAGTAGTGATGTTGGAAGACATTGCTGCACTTACCGGTCTGGTGTTCGCGTTGTGTGGGGTGGGAGCAACCTTAGCTACCGGCAATGGCAGATGGGATGCTCTAGGATCTGGCGCCATTGGTATCCTGCTGATAGTGGTAGCAGCGTTCCTTTCCTCTGAGACGGCTTCATTGCTATTAGGAGAGTCGGTTACCCCAAACGTCGCCAGACGGCTGCGGGAAGGGTTTAGGGAAGCTGATCTGCACATCATCCATTTGCAGACTCTGCATTTGGGGCCTGAGCAAGTGCTGGTGGCTGCCAAGATTGCTGTGGCGGCGAATTCTTCTGGCAAGCAGATAGCGGACCACATCAACGAGGCTGAAGCTGCCATCCGCGGCTCATTGCCGGAACTAGATCTGACAATATTCATTGAGCCCGATCTTTCGAAGTAA
- the mtrA gene encoding MtrAB system response regulator MtrA, producing the protein MSARILVVDDDEALAEMIGIVVGAEGFEATFCADGDKALEAFERDQPDLVLLDVMLPGLSGIEICRRIRSISGVPIVMLTAKTDTADVVRGLEAGADDYIPKPFKPKELVARVRARLRHVDNSETERVRIGDLEIDVAGHEVTRDGKDLGLTPLEFDLLVTLARKPWKVFTREELLEEVWGYRHASDTRLVNVHIQRLRSKIEADPEHPVIVLTVRGVGYRAGGDKA; encoded by the coding sequence ATGAGCGCGCGTATTTTGGTTGTAGACGACGACGAGGCATTGGCCGAGATGATCGGCATTGTAGTAGGTGCCGAGGGCTTCGAGGCGACCTTCTGCGCAGACGGTGATAAGGCCCTAGAAGCATTCGAACGCGATCAGCCTGACCTTGTACTTCTAGACGTGATGCTACCGGGGTTGAGCGGCATCGAGATCTGCAGGCGGATTCGCTCAATTTCTGGCGTACCGATCGTAATGCTCACTGCAAAAACCGACACCGCTGACGTGGTGCGGGGACTAGAAGCCGGGGCTGACGACTACATTCCGAAGCCCTTCAAGCCGAAAGAATTGGTGGCGCGGGTGCGCGCTCGCCTGCGTCATGTAGATAATTCCGAGACGGAACGGGTCCGAATTGGCGATCTCGAGATCGATGTTGCTGGCCACGAAGTGACTAGGGATGGCAAGGATCTGGGACTAACCCCGCTCGAGTTTGATCTGCTGGTTACCCTCGCCCGGAAGCCGTGGAAAGTATTCACCAGGGAAGAGCTACTCGAAGAGGTATGGGGCTACCGCCATGCTTCCGATACTCGTTTGGTGAACGTGCATATCCAGCGGCTTCGGTCGAAGATCGAGGCTGATCCAGAACATCCCGTCATCGTTCTTACTGTGCGTGGGGTTGGCTACCGCGCTGGTGGCGACAAAGCGTGA
- the mtrB gene encoding MtrAB system histidine kinase MtrB, whose translation MSFAGRILSLRPVKWFQDRYLVKAIRQNLGVFITVVLVASTAVMMLLLSVFVSSHIRDGLFQSRLDQIISDASVRRAAVQTVLDQSNVTDGGELQDVAYQLMQDQREGAAGAGAVGVMLLRSPQEASSVRINEVVDTSLQGVLTPQMRAEVAADSTAQWQSVKLNVGGKEVPGIVVGQSVLLPMAGAHEFYIVYSLAPEQGTIDMIIQVLAVGTLIILILLTVTIIGVSYQLITPVRRAAVAASRFGEGDLSARLEVEGDNELSILASNFNKMAHSLQEQIANYETLADLQRRFVSDVSHELRTPLTTIRMAAEVLHDSKEDMGPVESRSAVILYEQVERFERMLADLLEISRIDANTALSTREDIDISQIAARVISDSEALAQANGVETIFETAGPAIAAIDSIRIERIIRNLYTNALEHAEARPVKVSVACSKTAVAVRVRDWGVGMTDQVAAHVFDRFYRADPARARTTGGTGLGLAIAAEDAHIHNGLLTVIGCPQAGSAFMLVVPVKADVPISELPLQISDPELDRARAEWSRTHPEDITLGSVAADNGEQTVELLSADGTPSMYEADPENVSEGDYPEEQEERREDS comes from the coding sequence GTGAGTTTTGCTGGACGCATCCTCTCTTTACGCCCAGTAAAGTGGTTTCAGGATCGATACCTAGTTAAAGCAATTCGCCAGAACCTAGGTGTGTTTATCACCGTGGTGCTGGTTGCCTCTACAGCGGTGATGATGCTGTTGCTTTCGGTTTTCGTCTCCTCGCACATTCGTGACGGCTTGTTTCAATCGAGATTGGATCAGATTATTTCTGACGCGTCCGTGCGTCGTGCTGCCGTGCAGACGGTGCTCGACCAGTCCAATGTAACGGACGGCGGTGAGCTGCAGGACGTGGCTTACCAGCTTATGCAGGATCAACGTGAAGGCGCGGCTGGTGCCGGTGCGGTTGGGGTCATGTTGCTGCGCAGTCCACAAGAAGCCTCCAGCGTAAGAATCAACGAGGTAGTAGATACCTCCCTGCAAGGAGTACTGACTCCGCAGATGCGCGCCGAGGTAGCGGCGGATTCAACTGCTCAGTGGCAATCGGTGAAGCTGAACGTGGGCGGAAAAGAAGTCCCCGGCATAGTTGTAGGCCAGTCGGTGCTGTTGCCTATGGCAGGTGCTCACGAGTTTTACATCGTCTATTCGCTTGCGCCTGAACAGGGAACCATCGACATGATCATCCAGGTGCTAGCGGTGGGAACGCTGATCATTTTGATCTTGCTTACGGTCACCATTATTGGTGTCTCATACCAGCTAATTACGCCTGTGCGAAGGGCCGCGGTGGCTGCTTCCAGATTTGGCGAGGGCGACTTGTCTGCCCGCCTGGAGGTAGAAGGCGACAACGAGCTATCGATCCTGGCTTCTAACTTCAATAAGATGGCTCATTCGCTGCAGGAACAGATTGCAAATTACGAGACGCTAGCAGATCTACAACGCCGTTTCGTCTCGGACGTTTCCCATGAGCTTCGTACGCCGCTGACCACTATCCGAATGGCAGCTGAAGTGTTGCACGATTCCAAAGAGGACATGGGACCGGTGGAATCGCGTTCGGCGGTGATTCTTTACGAACAAGTAGAGCGCTTTGAACGGATGCTCGCTGATCTACTTGAAATAAGCCGGATTGATGCCAACACTGCGCTTTCCACGCGTGAAGACATAGATATTAGTCAGATTGCGGCCAGGGTGATTTCTGATTCTGAGGCTTTGGCGCAGGCTAACGGGGTGGAAACTATTTTCGAGACTGCCGGTCCGGCGATCGCAGCTATTGACTCGATTCGCATAGAAAGGATCATTCGGAACCTGTACACAAATGCTTTGGAACACGCCGAAGCCCGTCCTGTGAAGGTTTCGGTAGCGTGTTCGAAGACTGCTGTGGCGGTGCGCGTTCGCGATTGGGGCGTCGGAATGACCGACCAAGTTGCTGCGCATGTGTTCGATCGTTTCTATCGTGCCGACCCCGCCCGAGCCCGCACAACCGGAGGAACCGGCTTGGGGTTGGCAATTGCGGCAGAGGATGCCCATATCCACAACGGTTTACTTACGGTGATTGGGTGTCCACAGGCAGGATCAGCGTTCATGCTGGTGGTTCCCGTAAAGGCAGATGTGCCCATTTCCGAACTGCCGCTGCAAATATCCGATCCGGAATTGGACAGAGCCCGCGCCGAGTGGTCTAGGACCCACCCCGAGGACATTACTCTGGGTTCGGTTGCTGCCGATAATGGAGAGCAGACAGTGGAGCTTCTATCTGCCGATGGGACGCCTTCTATGTACGAGGCAGATCCGGAAAATGTCAGCGAAGGCGACTATCCAGAGGAGCAGGAGGAACGTCGTGAAGATTCGTAA
- a CDS encoding LpqB family beta-propeller domain-containing protein yields the protein MKIRKLALLGAALSLLCSCASLPTSGPVTPAKPEQGVQDPLAQLAAPPTKGASPQRLTEDFLRAAAAGTYDDFATAREYLTKEAARIWDPKREITVTQDSIRITYDQDGQASKLSGIRRLRVDQNGIGDSSQIGTRAGAEITFGKVDGQWRITSLPQGIMIPLDSFNTAYTKRNLYFVSTDAKVYVADPRWLPKQGMSTNLIKLLLKGPSGAISPAVRTFIPANTKLDDTVKTDGSQLSVKLSGRVRTLSSKDLGWARGQIERTLSGLSSSSTLNVISGGSALPAGTQPEEQKYDADYLLGIRSGTVVSDLNSHSRQLVSAQKTQSYQLTDPAISPVSSSPLVANAEDSGLVLFGQSTPIVAYPGKALRPPAVDRRGWIWTGDSSSATVVVMNEAGQLKEVSAKWLSGRAVTRLVLTLDGARAMLLVSEKNGTEEAYVCVVHRDEHGSPVALVNPTQVATSIQKIRDVGWVDSTTVAVLAKADGQSAPDIETEEIGSTSTNLVGPVGATRVLRGGPSQSVRVADSNGRLFIKSGAGWKSVETKATSLNYPG from the coding sequence GTGAAGATTCGTAAACTAGCTTTGCTAGGCGCAGCCCTGTCCCTCCTTTGTTCTTGCGCGTCGTTACCTACCTCGGGGCCGGTCACTCCGGCCAAACCCGAGCAGGGGGTACAAGATCCATTGGCGCAGCTGGCAGCTCCACCCACAAAAGGGGCCAGTCCTCAGCGACTTACTGAGGATTTTTTGCGTGCTGCGGCTGCCGGTACTTATGACGATTTTGCTACCGCGCGCGAATACTTGACCAAGGAAGCAGCCCGGATTTGGGATCCCAAGCGCGAAATTACGGTTACTCAGGATTCTATTCGGATTACCTACGACCAGGACGGACAAGCGTCTAAGCTCAGCGGTATCCGCAGATTGCGCGTTGATCAGAACGGCATTGGTGATTCCTCCCAGATAGGCACGCGAGCAGGCGCTGAAATAACTTTCGGCAAGGTAGATGGGCAGTGGCGCATCACCTCTTTGCCACAGGGGATCATGATCCCCCTGGATTCCTTTAACACTGCCTACACGAAGCGAAACCTGTACTTTGTTTCTACTGACGCCAAAGTGTACGTAGCCGACCCTAGGTGGCTGCCGAAGCAAGGCATGTCCACTAACCTCATCAAGCTGTTGCTGAAGGGCCCCTCGGGTGCCATTAGCCCAGCCGTGCGCACTTTTATTCCCGCAAACACTAAATTAGATGACACTGTAAAAACGGACGGATCACAGCTGTCCGTGAAGCTATCTGGGAGGGTACGTACCCTTTCCTCTAAAGACCTAGGATGGGCTCGCGGCCAGATCGAACGGACATTGTCTGGGCTGTCCAGTTCTTCCACGCTAAACGTGATTTCTGGCGGCTCCGCCTTGCCCGCAGGAACCCAGCCAGAGGAACAGAAATACGACGCGGATTATCTCTTGGGTATTCGCTCTGGGACCGTAGTAAGTGACCTGAATTCCCATTCTCGGCAGCTAGTATCCGCGCAGAAAACTCAGAGCTACCAGTTGACAGATCCGGCTATTTCCCCCGTAAGTAGCTCGCCACTGGTAGCCAATGCAGAAGATTCCGGATTGGTACTCTTTGGCCAATCGACTCCGATAGTCGCTTACCCCGGGAAGGCATTGCGCCCTCCGGCAGTGGATAGACGAGGATGGATTTGGACAGGCGATTCTTCCTCGGCGACGGTAGTGGTCATGAATGAAGCTGGCCAGCTCAAGGAAGTGTCGGCAAAATGGCTGTCCGGTAGGGCAGTAACTCGCCTGGTCCTTACGCTGGATGGGGCGCGGGCGATGCTCCTGGTATCCGAGAAGAACGGAACTGAGGAGGCCTACGTGTGTGTGGTCCACCGCGACGAGCACGGGAGCCCGGTGGCATTGGTGAACCCCACGCAGGTTGCCACCTCTATCCAGAAGATTCGCGATGTTGGGTGGGTGGATTCGACAACGGTTGCGGTATTAGCGAAGGCGGATGGGCAATCCGCCCCCGATATTGAGACAGAAGAGATCGGATCGACGTCGACCAACTTGGTTGGCCCGGTGGGGGCAACACGGGTGCTGCGGGGCGGACCTTCGCAGTCGGTGCGTGTAGCTGACTCAAACGGTCGGCTATTCATAAAGTCTGGAGCCGGGTGGAAGTCTGTAGAGACGAAGGCTACCTCGCTAAATTATCCCGGGTAA
- a CDS encoding ComF family protein — MGALLDLVVPVQCMGCGAWDTPLCQECSGIFDESPFDVSAYLRVYLSNVWCLDWYEGALRNLVLALKHDQRVDPYPYLLRLGHALAKAPFLSKADDLAIVPAPPSWKRRLFGNKIGRPLALGIAAYLAKQGQQVKIQDVLYLPLRAHQAGRSGKGRTERLKEGVKCVGKVGSKVLLVDDVATTGATLKACARAVEEHGGQVVGAVVIAAAKPPVQIEDTSPHM; from the coding sequence ATGGGAGCTCTACTCGACCTCGTTGTACCTGTCCAATGCATGGGTTGTGGCGCCTGGGATACGCCACTTTGCCAAGAATGCAGCGGCATCTTTGATGAATCTCCATTCGACGTGTCTGCATATTTGCGGGTATACCTCTCTAACGTATGGTGTCTCGACTGGTATGAGGGGGCCCTGCGCAATCTTGTGCTTGCTCTCAAACATGACCAGCGGGTAGATCCCTACCCCTATTTACTTCGCCTCGGGCATGCCTTGGCAAAGGCGCCATTTCTAAGCAAGGCCGACGACCTTGCTATCGTTCCGGCGCCGCCATCCTGGAAGCGTCGACTCTTCGGAAACAAGATCGGTCGTCCTCTTGCATTAGGAATAGCTGCGTATCTGGCAAAGCAAGGCCAGCAAGTGAAGATTCAAGATGTGTTATATCTACCGCTACGTGCTCACCAAGCAGGCAGATCAGGCAAAGGCAGAACTGAGCGCTTGAAAGAGGGAGTGAAGTGCGTAGGGAAGGTAGGCTCAAAGGTGCTGTTAGTGGACGATGTAGCAACGACTGGCGCAACTTTGAAGGCTTGTGCAAGAGCCGTTGAAGAACATGGGGGACAGGTAGTCGGAGCCGTGGTAATAGCCGCTGCTAAGCCACCTGTCCAAATAGAAGATACGAGCCCGCATATGTGA
- the hpf gene encoding ribosome hibernation-promoting factor, HPF/YfiA family, producing the protein MDIIVNARNAEIHPNFREYVEEKVSKVTQFYPRAQRVNVELNHERNPRQADTAERIELTVHGKGPVIRAEASSSDRYAAVDIAAGKLYERLRRARDRAKDHRKGVTHQETEKPLDIEALKFELAVEDAPKAVHEETKSVADMKAGEEREEQLGDSPVIVRQKLHEPDRMTVSEALYQMELVGHPFYLFVDTETSQPCVVYRRHGWTYGVLRLDAKVEQ; encoded by the coding sequence ATGGATATTATCGTCAATGCTAGAAATGCCGAGATTCACCCTAACTTCCGCGAATACGTAGAAGAGAAGGTATCGAAAGTAACCCAGTTCTATCCCCGCGCCCAGCGCGTGAACGTTGAACTAAACCACGAACGTAATCCGCGTCAGGCAGACACTGCCGAGCGTATTGAACTTACCGTTCACGGCAAGGGGCCGGTTATTAGGGCGGAGGCATCCTCGTCTGACCGCTACGCTGCCGTAGATATTGCGGCAGGGAAGCTGTACGAGCGTCTGCGCAGAGCTAGGGATCGGGCGAAAGACCATCGCAAGGGAGTAACTCATCAGGAAACTGAAAAGCCCTTAGATATTGAGGCGCTGAAGTTTGAACTGGCTGTTGAAGATGCCCCCAAGGCGGTACACGAGGAGACCAAGTCTGTCGCCGATATGAAGGCTGGCGAGGAGCGCGAAGAGCAACTTGGCGACTCCCCAGTGATCGTTCGACAAAAACTACATGAGCCAGATCGAATGACCGTATCTGAGGCCCTGTACCAGATGGAGCTTGTGGGACACCCGTTCTATCTGTTTGTAGATACCGAGACATCTCAGCCGTGTGTGGTTTACAGGCGGCACGGATGGACCTATGGCGTTCTCAGGCTAGACGCGAAGGTCGAACAGTAA